TGCTCTCGCCGCAATGGAGTGGATCGATCGCAATAGCAAAGAAACCAGCTACCTCAGTTACTTCCGTAAATCCAAACGCGGTCTTGTTAACCAAGGTTGGAAAGATTCTGGCGACTGTATTGTAGACCACAAGGGAGAATTAGCCAATGGGCCAATTTCCCTTTCTGAGGTGCAAGCTTACGTCTATGCGGCAAAAATGCGCCTAGCAGAAATAGCTAGGATGAAGAAGCGGCTTGATTTAGCAGATCGTTGGCAAGAAGAGGCCAGAAATCTTAAGGTTCGTTTTAATCGAGATTTTTGGGTGGAAAACCAGGATTTCTGCGCTCTGGCTTTGGATGGAGATGGCAAGCCAGTAGATAGTATTACCTCAAACCCTGGTCATTGTCTACATTTGGGACTCTTCACGCACGAGAAAGCTCATAGTGTAGCAGAACGGTTGCGGGCACCAGATATGTTTAATGGTTGGGGAATTCGGACTCTGAGTAGTTTGTCACCCGCTTACAATCCAATGGGTTATCACACTGGTTCGGTTTGGCCCCATGATAACGCTCTGATTGCAATGGGATTGCGATCGCTCGGTCTAATCGATCAAGCCTTAGAAATATTCCAAGGTTTATTCGATATGACTGAGCAACAACCCTACCAACGTCCTCCAGAACTCTTCTGCGGCTACGAACGGAACGGTGATAATACCCCTGTGCAGTATCCAGTTGCCTGCACTCCCCAAGCTTGGGCTACTGGTAGTATTTTCCAACTACTGCAAATGATGGTTAACTTGGTACCTGATGCTCAAAATAACTGCTTGCGAATCATCGACCCCGCTTTGCCAGAATCGATTAATCGCCTGTCATTTCATAATTTACGAGTCGGCCCCACCATCCTCGATTTGGAATTCGAGCGTTCTGGGACTACGACTGCTTGTCGCGTTGCGAAAAAACGGGGCAATTTACGGGTAGTTATTGAAGCTTAGTACAGCTTTGCGTAAAATCGTGGCGAATTGAGGGTTGAAATTTAAACGCAGAGACACGCAGAGAATTCGCTATGAATTAATGAGAATTGTACTTAGAAAGGGAGTCGGGAGTAGGGAATTAATTTCCTACTCCCTATTTTATGATTGGTGAGTAGGTGTAGCCTCTCGTAGACATCGCTCGGTGGCATAATGTGAAAATTGAGCCGCCGCAGATAACTTTTGCATCAACTCCAGGGGTTTGCTTCAATCCGTTTCAACCGAATTGTTAGCCTGCAACATTACTCTGGCATTTCCCACATGAAATCAACTCCGTAAAAACAACCGAGGTAGAGCAGCATACCTCTGGTTTCTTCAGCAGCTATTCTGTAGTACTCTGAAATACACTGAAATATATGCCAATAATCATCTACTTCCTCATCCCATAATGTTCTGTAAACATCTGGATTCAGCACACAAGCTTCTTCGTATCTCTTAGTAAACTCTTTTTCTGAAATTTGAAGGAGCGCTTCAGAGATTTGCTGAGTTTCTGAGGGAACAAGATATTTTACAGGGCCGAAATCTTTAAAACTATCTTTTGTTCCTTCAATTGAGGTTGTGCCCATCACCGCATTGATTAGCAATCGGTTGTTTTCCTTTTTTCGGGCAACAATAAAAGGTATCTGACATTCTTCCCACGAAGATATATCCTCAGTTAGCAAGTAGTGGATTGCGTGCCAATATGAATCAATCTCTAGTCTTCCAATTCTCCATTGCTCCTCAGCAATAAGAGCATCCTGGTTATGATTAATTCCTTTTTTTTTAAGTAGTTTTTTTGAGTAGGCAGGCAGATGTTGAACTGCTCCGGTTTCTAAAGCTTCTTTTGCATGAAGATACAAGTCTAATACATACAAATCTTGTTTCGCTATCTCTAAGAGAGGTGCGGGTATTTGTTTGAAGTTTCCCTCTATTCCCATACCTTATCTGCTCCAGGATATTTCGTATCTCTGTTCAAATGAAATGTTATACAGTTATAATTCAGGACTACATCATGGTGTGTACCAGAAACTAACTTTTCAGCCTAGCGATGCGATCGCCTCAAATTTTATGATGCTAATAAATTTATCGTAAAAAAAATAAGGATGTAAACACAATAATGATTTACACCCAAATTACTAACAGACGTGATTAATCACGTCTCTACTTTTATACTTCTTCTGAATTGTCTCTTTTATGTCCTGGGGATGCTTCATAAAGCGCATCGAGATGTTGACGCGCATCTTCAACGTTAATTGAACGCATTACCAAAAGTGGCTCTTTTATTAAGTTTCCGGCGCTATCTAATAACTCTGGGTGGGGTACAAACTGTTTCTTTGATGAATAATAACCATAGTTACCTTGATTATTCATTGGTGAGGAATTCGTCGGGTAAGTTCGCTCCCGATCAAAACTGAACATAATCAAGTTACGAATTAAGTTGCCAACAGCTATAAATGCAAGGATTGTAAAAGCAAGAATGTAAAGGAGATGTAACATTAGATTTTCCTCCAGGACAGGAATTTTTTAAACTTTATTTTGTAACACTTCGTTTCGCCGATACTGTGAATCACAGTTAAGACGAGTATTTTACGCACTTTTTGCGCGCTTACATCTATATGAAGCTATTTGTCAACCGTTATTCTACTTACGGTAGCATAGTATACATTATCTTGTTAATCCAAATAATGTTAAGAAATTGTTAAGATTTTTTTACTATCTCTTTGACGACTGATTTACCGTCTTATGTAGACGCTTTCTCGGTTCGTCATTAGATATTGGTAAGTAATCTGCCAAAATCTAGCAGATGCTCATAGGTGCTGCTTAGACTTCACGTCCTTGACGAAAGCGCATTGCAACATTCCAGCATTCTGTTACTAATTGATGCCAAGGCATTAATGTTGCCATCTCAATCCCGACTTGTTTATCAGTTGCATTAAACAGCATCTTCGCCGTATTTAGTTCATCCTGCGCTTGCTTAACCCGCAAGAGCAAGTCAGATTGCTCTTGGTGACTCATAAATGATAGTTGCTCAGTTTCGAGTAAATGGCGCGATCGCGTAAACCAATGCTGAAAATCTTCTAGCAGGGGTTCTAAAACCGTTTTCAGCAACTCTGTCCCTGGTACATTTGAGTCTGACATAAATGAGAGGAATATTTCAAACTTGCTTACTAATATTAACGTTATTTACGTTTCTTAACACTTTTCGGCTTTTTCTCATAATTTTAAGATGTAAAAATATGTAACAAAGAACACAGATTTTATTATATAGTCTTGATATCTGGTTTGTACAGTGCCTTTGGAGAGGCATCTATAAGTATATATGCCATCAAGTTGCAATTCATTAAGATAAATTAGCGATGTCTACGACGGGCTACGCCTACGCGTGCAATCCTGAATTGTGACACTCAGGTAACAAATCAAAAATTTATCTTTATCCCCGATCACAAATTAAGTCAGTAGTTAGAAGATAAAGCTGAACTGCCAAAAACCAAAGTCGCTATAGTTGAATAAGCCTACAGATTCAGATAAATCACCTTTTGTAATCACTTCGCCAATGGTTCAGCAGCCAATGTCGCCAAATTCATCAAATCAGTCACAACAGTCAGAACAAGTTGAAAAAATCTATTTACCGCGCACTAGCGAATCGGAGAACTTAAAAAAGATTCGCCACACTGCTTCCCATGTAATGGCAATGGCAGTACAAAAGCTGTTTCCCAAGGCACAAGTTACGATCGGCCCTTGGATTGAAAATGGTTTTTACTATGACTTCGACAATCCAGAACCATTTAGCGAAAACGATCTCAAAGCCATCAAGAAAGAAATGGCGAAGATTATTAATCGTAAATTGCCAGTAATTCGGGAAGAAGTCAGCCGAGAAGAAGCCCAACGCCGGATTCAGGAAATTAAGGAACCTTACAAGCTAGAAATTCTGGCAGATATCAAAAACGAACCAATCACAATTTACCACCTGGGGAATGAATGGTGGGATTTGTGCGCGGGGCCTCATCTGGAAAATATCAGTGAATTAAACCCGAAAGCAATTGAACTAGAAAGCGTTGCTGGCGCTTATTGGCGTGGGGATGAAACTAAAGCCCAACTACAACGCATCTATGCCACCGCTTGGGAAAACCCAGAACAACTCGCTGAATATAAGCGACGCAAAGAAGAAGCGCTGCGACGAGATCACCGAAAACTGGGTAAGGAACTGGGATTATTTATATTTTCCGATCTAGTAGGGCCGGGTTTACCTTTGTGGACACCCAAAGGCACTCTATTGCGGAGTACTTTAGAAGACTTCCTCAAGCAAGAACAGATAAAACGGGGTTATTTACCTGTAGTAACGCCTCACATTGCCAGAGTAGATTTATTTAAAACCTCTGGGCATTGGCAGAAATATAAAGAAGATATGTTCCCTTTAATGGCAGATAATCAAGAAGATGCTGCACAGGAACAGGGCTTCGTCATGAAGCCGATGAACTGCCCTTTTCACATCCAAATATATAAGAGTGAGTTACGCTCTTATCGGGAATTACCGATGCGCTTGGCGGAATTTGGTACTGTTTACCGCTACGAACAATCAGGGGAATTGGGCGGTTTAACAAGGGTGCGCGGTTTTACAGTGGATGATTCTCACCTGTTCGTCACCCCAGAACAGCTAGATAGTGAATTCCTCAGTGTGGTGGATTTGATTTTGTCGGTGTTCAATAGTCTGCAACTGAAGAAGTTTAAAGCTAGACTCAGTTTCCGCGATCCTGCTAGTGATAAGTACATCGGTTCTGATGAAGTTTGGGACAAAGCTGAAGGGGCAATTCGCCGTGCAGTTGAAACCTTGGGGATGGAACACTTTGAAGGTATTGGAGAAGCGGCTTTTTATGGGCCGAAACTTGACTTTATCTTTAGTGATGCCCTAGATCGGGAGTGGCAATTAGGAACTGTACAAGTAGATTACAATTTGCCAGAACGCTTTGAGTTGGAGTATGTTGCCGAAGATGGTGTTCGCAAACGCCCTGTGATGATTCACCGTGCGCCTTTTGGTTCGCTGGAAAGGTTGATTGGCATCTTAATTGAAGAATATGCAGGTGATTTTCCTTTGTGGTTAGCGCCAGTGCAAGCTAGATTACTGCCGGTGGGTGATACACAGCTAGACTTTGCGAAAGATGTGGTAGCGAAGATGAGAGCGTTGGGCATCCGTGCAGAAGTCGATACCAGTGGCGATCGCTTGGGTAAACAAATTCGCAATGCAGAGAAAGAAAAAATACCCGTGATGGCTGTGGTGGGAGCTAAGGAAGTGGAAACCAACACCTTGAGTATTCGTACCCGCGCCTCTGGGGAATTAGGAGTTATAGCTGTAGATGAGGTTGTAGAAAAGATGAAGGATGCGATCGCTAAGTTCGAGAATTTCTAAAATCTAACCGCAGACGCACACTAATTATATTGGTGTGCGTTTTGTCTAGTAGATTAGATTATTGGCTAGCTGGTAGGTTTTGGCAAAGGTGCGATTGCAAGGCATTTAATATCAAAGGCTCATTAATGGAGTTCAAATACTCATTTTAATTTTAACTTTTCATGGGATTTGGAAGGTAAGAAAGTATCACAGACAACAAAAGTTTTCTCAATCACCGCACCCAAGAAAACTTTCTGATTTATTCAAGACTGATAGGATAGATTTAAAGACTTGTGGAATCTGCTCTTCCTAAACAGACTGGACTTGCATAAATTACCGTCAATAATTTTTGACTCACATCATGAACCGCTTTACCTCTATTTTGCTCGCCGGCTTGATAGCATCTGCTTCAGCCTTGGCTATTTCTCCAAAAGCTGATGCTAAGACACCAGTATCTTATCTTGCTGAGTTAGATAACTACGGCTATCAACGCAACGATGATAGTAACTACGAACGTCATAGTCGTCACTACAGAAATGGTGACTATGACCGCCAGAACGACCTTCGCAACATTCGTGACGACAATAACCGCCGTTATGACCGCGATAATAATAGCCGTTATGACCGCGATAATCATCGCCGTTATGACCGTGATGATAATCGCCGCTATGACCGTGATAATAATAGCCGCTATGACCGTGATAATCATCGCCGATATGACCGCGATAATCATCGCCGATATGACCGCAATAACGATCGCCGTTATGACCGCGATAATAACCTTCGCAACATTGATGACAACAACCGTCGCTATGAACGCGATCGCGACTGGGGTCGTGGTTAATCCCTATTCCTTATCTATTTAGCCTTAGCTTTTCTATATGACCTGGGCTTAGGCAAAAAGACACTGAAAATATGATATTTCGTAGGGGCAATGCATGAATTGCCCCTACATTTCTTTAGAATAATTATTGATTTTTGAGTAATACAGTAAATATACTACCATCAGGATGATTATCTTCGATAGTAATTCTACCGGAATGTGCCTCGATCGCCATTTTACAGAAGGCCAATCCTAAACCAATTTGCGAAACTTCTGGCATCAGAGTTCCAATTTCATACTTTTCAAAAATGATTTGTCGTAAGTCTTGACTTACTCCCGAACCAGAATCAGCGACTTGCACTTTAGCGCCTCCTGCTGCCAAATACTCTGCCCGTAGGGTGACTTGAGACTTAGATGGGGAGAATTTAATGGCATTGGAGAGCAAATTATCCAGTACTCGACGAAAGATAACCGCATCTACTGCAACAATGCCACCAAGTTCGGGTAAGTCACTAATAAGGGTCAAGTTCTTTTGAGCAGCGATCGCCTCAATATCTGCTATAGCTGACATACACAGGGCACAAAGGTCTACTTCTGTGTAGTTGAGAAGCATTTTTCCAGATTCTAGCTTTGCCATGATCAGCAAGCTATCAATTAACGATTGTAGCTGTTGTCCGGCAAGTAAAATTTGATCGATTTTTCCTTCCTGCTGTTTAGGTGACAAACCTGGAAACCGCAGAATCTCTGCGCCTAAGACAATACTGGTAAGTGGATTTCGCAAATCGTGTACAATCATGTTTACCATGTCTTCTCGCAGTTTGAGCAATACCTGCATACTTTCGTATTGCTGTTTAATCCGCAACATAGAATGAACTCTAGCTCGTAATTCCACGCCATTGACGGGTTTACTAATAAAGTCATCTGCACCGGTTGCCAGACATCGAGCCAAATCTTCTTTATCGGTTAATGCCGTCACCATGATGATCGGTACTGCTTGCCATTTTGGATCGGCTTTAATGCGCCGGCAGACTTCCATCCCATCGAGATCGGGCATCATCACATCTAATAAAATCAGATCGGGCTGAAAACTATCGAGACGATTTAGAGCTTGTTGACCACTAGGAGCGTAGTATAGCTGGTAGTTTTCACCATCCAGCAAGGTTTCAACAACATCAAAGTTATCGGGTTCATCATCGATTACTAAAATAGAGGGTTGACTATCCATTAAGAATTTCCATTACCTTCCTAAAAGTTGTTGAATTGTGGCTACAAGTTGTTTAAGTTTTACGGGTTTAGTCAAATATTCGTTTGCTCCAGCCGCTAAACAAGTTTCGCGATCGCCAGGCATAGCTAATGCCGTCAGTGCAATAATTGGAATATGCAGAAATTGCTGATCGTTACGGATGCAGCGCATTGCTTCCAACCCATCCATTCCCGGCATTTGAATGTCCATCACAATTAAGTCGGGGCGTTGAACTCTCACAAGATCAATAGCTTGTTGTCCATTGTTTGCCAAAATGAGACGATACCCTCGACTTTCAAGATAGCCAGACATAGTATCAATATTTGCTTGATTATCTTCTGTCAGCAAAATCAGAGGAGTGTCCAGGATCACATCGGGCACTACAATTAGATTTGGCGAGTCAAAACGGGCAGAAGCATGGAGTTTCTCTATAGTTACCTGAAGTTGAGCGCGAGTAATGGGTTTGACCAAGTATTCAAACGCTCCCTGAGCCAGTCCTTTGCTACGCTCATCCACAACTGAAATGATGATTGCTGGAATATCTTTGGTTTTTGGGTTGGCTTTGAGTTGATTTAGTACATCCCAACCTGATAGATTAGGCAATTGTAGATCCATAACGATCAAAGCAGGCTGAACGCGAAGTACTTCTTCTATAGCTCCTTCACCTTGGGGATAGATGATGGGCTGCATTCCCATTTCGCGGAAGTAACGAGTAATTTGTTCAGCCGCCGCAACAGAATCTTCGATAATCAAAACTTGAGCATTCTCAGCAGGTAAGCTATAGTTGGGCAAAAAAGTAGTTACCTGCGTGGTTAGAACCTTATCGCTAATACAGTAGGGAATGCGAACAGTAAAACAACTTCCCTTGCCAACTTCACTGCTAACTGAAACTGTTCCTCCATGTAGGGTAACAATCTGTTGTACCAGTGCTAAACCTAGACCAGTGCCACTGTACTGGCGGTTGAGGCTGCTGTCAAGCTGGATGAAGGGCTGAAACAGCTTGCCGATTTCTTCTGCGGCAATACCGATGCCGGTGTCAGTGATATGAAAGCACAGGTTTGGGGAAGATGAGGAACACAAGGAAGAATTTACTTCCCCTGCTCCCCCTGCCCCTCTGCCCCTCTGCCCCTCTGCTCCCTCCACCCTGACTTCTAGCTTTACAGAACCCCCTTCTGGCGTGAACTTGACAGCATTGCTCAACAGGTTGATTAGTACCTGACGCAGGCGGCGATCGTCTACTTGGATGGTGTCAATATTCTCAGAAATATGAGTATTAAGACGAATATGCTTTTTCAAAGCCATCTGCTTGATAAAGGCAAGGCTGGTATCACAAACGCTTCTGACAGAAACATCACTCAATTGCAGTTCCAGTTTGCCAGATTCGATTTTAGATAAGTCTAGAATGTCGTTGATTAGTTCTAGTAAATGTCTACCACTGCGCTCAATAGTAGCGATCGCTTTTGCTTGTTTTTCATTGATGGAACCAAATACACTTTCTAGTAAGCCCTCTGACATCCCCAAAATAGCATTGAGGGGTGTTCGCAGTTCATGGCTCATGTTGGCGAGAAATTCGTCTTTGAGGCGAGTGGCGCGGGCAAGTTCCACATTGGTGTGAGCAAGTTGCTCATTGGTTTGCCGCAGTTGTGCTTCGGCTTGTTTGCGTTCTGTGATATCTTCGTGAGATACCAGTATGCCAATCACCTCACCTGTACTATTGGTGAGAGGAACTTTATTTGTTCGCAGCCAGAGTTGTTCGCCGTTAGACCCTTCAAATGGCTCCTCATAGCCTAGTTTCGGTGTTCTGGTGTTCATCACCATTGCATCATCTGCACAGTAGAGATATGCCCATTTTGACCAAGGTAATTCAAAGTCAGTCTTGCCGATAATCTCATTGACTGTCAGTTGAGAATGGCGGATAAATGCTGGATTGCAGCCGATAAACCGCGATTGCCTGTCTTTCCAGAAAACACGTTGGGGAAATGTATCCAGTACTGTTTGCAGCATTTTGCGTGATTCTTCCAGTGCTTGCGCGATTTGTTTGCGATCGCGGATATCAAATAGAGTGGTGCGGCTGTATAAATAGTTCCCATTTACATCCATAACGGCAGTGGCGCTGATCAGCACTGGCAAAACCGTGCCATCTTTGCAGAGGATGTCAAACTCCAAATCTTTTACCCAGCCTTGTTCTTTGAAGCGAGGATAGTTTTGTGCGAAGGACAAGCGACTGGCTGGGGTGAGAAAATTCGTCAGGGGTTGGCCAATCATTTCCTCACGGGTATAACCCAACCATTGCAGTTCAGTCTCGTTGATCTTGAGCAATCGGCCTTCGCTATCGAGGGAATGGTAGCCACAAGGGGCATTATTGTACAAATCTTCGACGACATGGGCATATTTCGCCAGTCTCTCTTGTGCCTGTTTGCGTTCGCTGATATCTGTAACCCGTACTAGGTTCATGGTACGTCCGGCAACAGTAATCAGTTTAGCTGCAATGTTTCCCCAGAAAATTTTCCCCTGAAGAGTAACATATTCAATCTCTCGGCTCCAGACACCTTTTGACTGCATATCTATGACGATCGCATCCGTTTCGCTAGGAGTGAATGGATATCGCTGAAGTGTTTGCCCATTAATATTAATCAATTCAGTTTTATCAACCGCCTCAAACTGTTCCACCGCCCGCCGATTGCAATCTAAGGTAAGTAGCGTTTGCGGATCGACCAGAAAAATGGCATCAGCAGATTCGTTAAAAATTGCTTCTCG
This Nostoc sp. C052 DNA region includes the following protein-coding sequences:
- a CDS encoding DUF1877 family protein, producing MGIEGNFKQIPAPLLEIAKQDLYVLDLYLHAKEALETGAVQHLPAYSKKLLKKKGINHNQDALIAEEQWRIGRLEIDSYWHAIHYLLTEDISSWEECQIPFIVARKKENNRLLINAVMGTTSIEGTKDSFKDFGPVKYLVPSETQQISEALLQISEKEFTKRYEEACVLNPDVYRTLWDEEVDDYWHIFQCISEYYRIAAEETRGMLLYLGCFYGVDFMWEMPE
- a CDS encoding DUF2973 domain-containing protein, with protein sequence MLHLLYILAFTILAFIAVGNLIRNLIMFSFDRERTYPTNSSPMNNQGNYGYYSSKKQFVPHPELLDSAGNLIKEPLLVMRSINVEDARQHLDALYEASPGHKRDNSEEV
- a CDS encoding DUF2605 domain-containing protein, whose protein sequence is MSDSNVPGTELLKTVLEPLLEDFQHWFTRSRHLLETEQLSFMSHQEQSDLLLRVKQAQDELNTAKMLFNATDKQVGIEMATLMPWHQLVTECWNVAMRFRQGREV
- the thrS gene encoding threonine--tRNA ligase, producing the protein MVQQPMSPNSSNQSQQSEQVEKIYLPRTSESENLKKIRHTASHVMAMAVQKLFPKAQVTIGPWIENGFYYDFDNPEPFSENDLKAIKKEMAKIINRKLPVIREEVSREEAQRRIQEIKEPYKLEILADIKNEPITIYHLGNEWWDLCAGPHLENISELNPKAIELESVAGAYWRGDETKAQLQRIYATAWENPEQLAEYKRRKEEALRRDHRKLGKELGLFIFSDLVGPGLPLWTPKGTLLRSTLEDFLKQEQIKRGYLPVVTPHIARVDLFKTSGHWQKYKEDMFPLMADNQEDAAQEQGFVMKPMNCPFHIQIYKSELRSYRELPMRLAEFGTVYRYEQSGELGGLTRVRGFTVDDSHLFVTPEQLDSEFLSVVDLILSVFNSLQLKKFKARLSFRDPASDKYIGSDEVWDKAEGAIRRAVETLGMEHFEGIGEAAFYGPKLDFIFSDALDREWQLGTVQVDYNLPERFELEYVAEDGVRKRPVMIHRAPFGSLERLIGILIEEYAGDFPLWLAPVQARLLPVGDTQLDFAKDVVAKMRALGIRAEVDTSGDRLGKQIRNAEKEKIPVMAVVGAKEVETNTLSIRTRASGELGVIAVDEVVEKMKDAIAKFENF
- a CDS encoding hybrid sensor histidine kinase/response regulator; amino-acid sequence: MDSQPSILVIDDEPDNFDVVETLLDGENYQLYYAPSGQQALNRLDSFQPDLILLDVMMPDLDGMEVCRRIKADPKWQAVPIIMVTALTDKEDLARCLATGADDFISKPVNGVELRARVHSMLRIKQQYESMQVLLKLREDMVNMIVHDLRNPLTSIVLGAEILRFPGLSPKQQEGKIDQILLAGQQLQSLIDSLLIMAKLESGKMLLNYTEVDLCALCMSAIADIEAIAAQKNLTLISDLPELGGIVAVDAVIFRRVLDNLLSNAIKFSPSKSQVTLRAEYLAAGGAKVQVADSGSGVSQDLRQIIFEKYEIGTLMPEVSQIGLGLAFCKMAIEAHSGRITIEDNHPDGSIFTVLLKNQ